A window of the Sandaracinaceae bacterium genome harbors these coding sequences:
- a CDS encoding MFS transporter yields the protein MVEPTPESASAVTTPYSTRKLTAGLMLGVGVHAMEGFSVYTALPALTVEMNARPLYGAVITIYLLGSLVGLVWAGVRADTHGLGGTLRVGLLAAATGLLGATLAQRIELLLLFRVFQGFGGGALTTVIYAAVHQAYPRERWAQTLAFLSLAWGVSAVAMPGLLGLIVDHLHWRYVFALGLPIVALAGWLTLPPLATLAAERAQRHTVSPEVGVDAGVGAEPGADTDGGPRRTRRLVTAVTVVVLGALVGLHGALLPGVPAALALVLPAVGGAAVIGGLAVLWPPGVFRLRGVLPASVGVKTLACGLFFGAEAHLPLALTDVHQRGSAFVGLVLTVAAMAWSSAAFVQARLLPRFGPSRITLFGVLAIAFAVLGLNALVDPTASPFLALPLWAVAAAGMGFVYNTVSDSALAATCDGESGATGTALGISDSVGAAFGAGLASALLNTAPSMAEGLTRGWCALLLLAFPMLLGASRLGGPTAATAKDEPATVVA from the coding sequence ATGGTCGAACCCACGCCGGAGAGCGCGAGCGCGGTGACCACCCCCTACAGCACCCGCAAGCTCACAGCCGGGTTGATGCTGGGGGTGGGGGTGCACGCCATGGAGGGCTTCTCGGTCTACACGGCGCTGCCAGCGCTCACGGTCGAGATGAACGCTCGACCGCTGTACGGCGCGGTCATCACCATCTACCTGCTGGGGTCGTTGGTGGGGCTGGTGTGGGCCGGCGTGCGCGCCGACACGCACGGGCTCGGGGGCACGCTGCGGGTGGGTCTCTTGGCGGCCGCCACGGGGCTGCTGGGCGCCACCCTCGCGCAGCGCATCGAGCTGCTGCTGCTGTTCCGTGTGTTCCAGGGGTTCGGCGGCGGCGCGCTCACCACGGTCATCTACGCCGCCGTGCACCAGGCCTACCCGCGCGAGCGCTGGGCACAGACGCTGGCGTTCTTGTCGCTCGCGTGGGGGGTGAGCGCCGTGGCCATGCCGGGGCTGCTCGGGCTGATCGTGGATCACCTGCACTGGCGCTACGTGTTCGCGCTGGGGCTGCCCATCGTCGCGCTCGCTGGGTGGCTCACCTTGCCCCCTCTCGCGACGCTCGCGGCCGAGCGCGCGCAGCGCCACACGGTGTCACCGGAGGTAGGCGTCGATGCGGGTGTCGGGGCGGAGCCTGGCGCCGACACCGACGGTGGACCGCGCCGCACACGCCGGCTCGTGACCGCCGTCACGGTCGTGGTCCTGGGTGCGCTCGTAGGTCTGCATGGGGCGCTACTGCCCGGCGTTCCAGCCGCGCTCGCGCTGGTGCTGCCCGCCGTCGGGGGCGCCGCGGTGATCGGGGGCCTCGCCGTGCTGTGGCCTCCCGGGGTCTTCCGGCTGCGAGGCGTGCTCCCCGCGTCGGTGGGCGTGAAGACGCTCGCGTGCGGGCTGTTCTTCGGAGCGGAGGCGCACCTCCCGCTGGCGCTCACGGACGTGCATCAGCGCGGGAGCGCGTTCGTGGGGCTGGTGCTCACGGTCGCGGCGATGGCGTGGTCCAGCGCGGCCTTCGTGCAGGCGCGCCTGCTGCCGCGCTTCGGTCCGTCGCGCATCACGCTCTTCGGGGTGCTCGCCATCGCGTTCGCCGTGTTGGGTCTCAACGCGCTGGTGGACCCAACGGCCAGCCCGTTCCTCGCGTTGCCTCTCTGGGCCGTAGCCGCGGCGGGCATGGGCTTCGTCTACAACACGGTCTCCGACTCGGCCCTCGCCGCCACGTGCGATGGCGAGTCGGGCGCCACAGGTACTGCGCTGGGCATCTCGGACTCGGTCGGGGCGGCCTTCGGCGCCGGCCTTGCGAGCGCGCTGCTGAACACGGCGCCCAGCATGGCCGAAGGTCTCACGCGCGGCTGGTGCGCGTTGCTGTTGCTCGCGTTCCCGATGTTGCTGGGGGCCAGCCGTCTGGGCGGGCCGACCGCGGCGACCGCGAAAGACGAGCCCGCCACGGTCGTCGCTTGA
- a CDS encoding biopolymer transporter ExbD yields MASISTGSESGGRKSVDSDIPLVPFIDLLLCCVMFLLVTAVWNKLAAVETSTPDLSPRSAQPADTPHDAPPVVLELTRSGVRVLFPDGTSARVTHAELAPTLGSLDAAEVIEMLPDDDVSHATVVDVLSTLRGAGHPRVRLLVGPSPG; encoded by the coding sequence ATGGCCAGCATCTCGACCGGTTCGGAGAGCGGAGGGCGCAAGTCGGTGGACTCCGACATCCCCCTCGTGCCCTTCATCGACCTCCTCCTCTGCTGCGTGATGTTCCTGTTGGTGACTGCGGTGTGGAACAAGCTCGCTGCGGTCGAGACCAGCACACCGGACCTGTCCCCGCGCAGCGCGCAGCCCGCGGACACACCGCACGACGCGCCGCCCGTGGTGCTGGAGCTCACCCGGAGCGGCGTCCGCGTGCTGTTCCCGGACGGAACGTCGGCGCGCGTCACGCATGCGGAGCTCGCTCCCACGCTGGGCAGCCTCGACGCCGCCGAGGTGATCGAGATGCTGCCCGACGACGACGTCTCTCACGCGACGGTCGTCGACGTCCTCAGCACGCTGCGCGGCGCGGGACACCCCCGTGTGCGGCTGCTGGTCGGCCCCAGCCCGGGGTGA
- a CDS encoding ABC transporter permease, producing the protein MSRMWAIADKELRQVSRDRMTLAMMVALPVMQLLLFGYAINNDVRHMPTLVLDDDRSAASRDFVRSMEVTGYYDVVGHVRSYDEVERAFRAGSAKVAVVFARGFSEDLASGRGAVLQVVVDGSDPQTVASATNTAAGLAADRGAVLSARPSLPPMRTEPTVWYNPELRTAVFVVPGIIGVILTMTMVMFTSMAIARERERGTLEALIVSPIRSVELMVGKLLPYVAVGYVQITLILAAGHVVFDVPFRGSLPLLYALSFVFIAANLALGLVFSTLAATQQQAMQMSFFFLLPNILLSGFAFPWEGMPTPAQWLSEVLPLTHYLRIVRGITLKGSGLTDVVRELGWLSLILVGFVTLASLRFQKKLG; encoded by the coding sequence ATGAGCCGCATGTGGGCCATCGCCGACAAGGAGCTGCGGCAGGTCAGCCGGGACCGCATGACGCTGGCCATGATGGTCGCGCTGCCCGTGATGCAGCTGCTGCTCTTCGGCTACGCCATCAACAACGACGTGCGGCACATGCCCACGCTGGTCCTCGACGACGACCGCTCGGCCGCCTCGCGGGACTTCGTGCGCTCGATGGAGGTGACGGGCTACTACGACGTCGTCGGCCACGTGCGCAGCTACGACGAGGTGGAGCGGGCCTTCCGCGCCGGCAGCGCGAAGGTGGCGGTCGTGTTCGCGCGGGGCTTCTCGGAGGACCTCGCGAGCGGTCGCGGCGCGGTGCTGCAGGTGGTCGTGGACGGCTCCGACCCCCAAACCGTCGCCTCGGCCACCAACACCGCAGCTGGGCTCGCGGCGGACCGCGGCGCCGTGCTCTCCGCTCGCCCCTCCCTGCCGCCGATGCGGACGGAACCCACGGTCTGGTACAACCCCGAGCTGCGCACGGCCGTGTTCGTGGTGCCCGGCATCATCGGGGTCATCCTCACCATGACGATGGTGATGTTCACGTCCATGGCCATCGCGCGCGAGCGCGAGCGCGGCACGCTGGAGGCGCTGATCGTGTCACCCATCCGGAGCGTCGAGCTGATGGTGGGCAAGCTGCTGCCCTACGTCGCGGTGGGCTACGTGCAGATCACGCTCATCCTCGCCGCGGGCCACGTGGTCTTCGACGTCCCCTTCCGCGGGTCGCTCCCGTTGCTCTACGCCCTCAGCTTCGTGTTCATCGCGGCCAACCTCGCGCTCGGGCTGGTCTTCAGCACGCTGGCAGCCACGCAGCAGCAAGCGATGCAGATGAGCTTCTTCTTCCTGCTGCCGAACATCCTCCTGTCCGGCTTCGCGTTCCCCTGGGAGGGCATGCCCACGCCCGCGCAGTGGCTGAGCGAGGTGCTGCCCCTCACGCACTACCTGCGCATCGTGCGCGGCATCACGCTCAAGGGCTCCGGGCTGACCGACGTCGTGCGCGAGCTGGGCTGGCTCAGCCTGATCCTCGTCGGGTTCGTCACGTTGGCGTCGCTGCGCTTCCAGAAGAAGCTCGGGTAG